In one window of Onychomys torridus chromosome 7, mOncTor1.1, whole genome shotgun sequence DNA:
- the LOC118587911 gene encoding dedicator of cytokinesis protein 6: MAASERRAFAHKINRTVAAEVRKQVSRERSGSPHSSRRSSSSLGVPLTEVIEPLDFEDVLLSRPPEVEPGPLRDLIEFPADDLELLKQPRECRTTESGVPEDGKLDAQVRAAVEMYSEDWVIVRRRYQHLSTAYSPITTETLRERQKGLTCQVFEQDTSGDERMGPEDTDDSQHCSGSPEDTPRSSGASGIFSLRNLASDSLLPALLERAAPEDVDRRNEALRQQHRAPALLTLYPAPDEDEAVERCSLPEPPREHFGQRILVKCLSLKFEIEIEPIFGTLALYDVREKKKISENFYFDLNSDSVKGLLRAHGAHPAISTLARSAVFSVTYPSPDIFLVVKLEKVLQQGDISECCEPYMVMKEADTVKNKEKLERLRLASEQFCARLGRYRMPFAWTAVHLANIVSSVGPQDRGSDPEGERRPTWAERRRRGPQDRSCSGDDACSFSSFRPATLTVTNFFKQEAERLSDEDLFKFLADMRRPSSLLRRLRPVTAQLKIDISPAPENLHFCLSPELLHVKPYPDPRGRPTKEVLEFPAREVYAPHTSYRNLLFVYPHSLNFSSRQGSVRNLAVRIQYMAGEDQSQALPVIFGKSSCSEFTREAFTPVVYHNKSPEFYEEFKLRLPTCVTENHHLLFTFYHVSCQPRPGTALETPVGFTWIPLLQHGRLRTGPFCLPVSVDQPPPSYSVLTPDVALPGMRWVDGHKGVFSVELTAVSSVHPQDPYLDKFFTLVHVLEEGTFPFRLRETVLSEATVEQELRASLTALRLASPEPLVAFSHHILDTLVRLVVRPPIIGGQIVNLGRGAFEAMAHVASLVHRSLETVQDSRGHCPLLAAYVHYAFRLPGGDLGLPGGVPPPTVQAATLALGSGRPTSLYLTRSKSISSSNPDLAIVPGSVDDEVSRILATKGVDRSHSWVNSAYAPGGSKAVLRRVPPYCGAEPRQLLHEELALQWVVSGSAVREVALQHAWFFFRLMIKSMELHLLLGQRLDTPRKLRFPGRFLDDIAALVASVGLEVITRVHK; encoded by the exons ATGGCGGCCTCGGAGCGGCGCGCCTTCGCTCACAAGATCAACAG gACAGTGGCTGCTGAGGTCCGGAAGCAGGTGTCCCGGGAACGCAGCGGCTCACCCCACTCCAGCCGACGCTCCAGTAGTTCCCTGGGG GTCCCTCTGACGGAGGTCATCGAGCCTCTGGACTTTGAGGATGTGCTTCTGAGCCGGCCACCTGAAGTTGAGCCCGGTCCCCTCAGAGACTTGATAGAGTTTCCAGCTGATGACTTAGAACTACTGAAGCAACCCCGAGAATGTCGGACCACAGAGTCTGGGGTCCCCGAGGACGG AAAGTTGGACGCCCAGGTGAGGGCTGCGGTGGAGATGTACTCGGAGGACTGGGTCATTGTACGCAGAAG GTACCAGCACCTGAGTACAGCCTACAGCCCTATCACTACGGAGACACTCCGAGAGCGACAGAAAGGCCTCACCTGCCAGGTCTTCGAGCAGGATACATCTGGGGACGAAAGGATGGGTCCTGAGGACACG GATGATTCCCAGCACTGCTCAGGCTCCCCAGAGGACACCCCTCGAAGCAGTGGAGCCTCTGGCATCTTCAGCCTGAGGaacctggcctcagactcactactCCCAGCACTGCTCGAGCGGGCAGCCCCCGAGGATGTGGACCGGCGCAATGAAGCCCTCAGGCAGCAGCACCGGGCCCCTGCCCTGCTCACCTTGTACCCTGCACCTGACGAG GATGAAGCTGTAGAACGCTGCAGCCTCCCTGAGCCACCCCGAGAGCACTTTGGACAGCGGATCCTGGTGAAATGTCTGTCACTCAA GTTTGAGATTGAAATTGAGCCCATCTTTGGCACCTTGGCCCTGTATGATGTGCGGGAGAAAAAGAAG ATTTCAGAAAACTTCTACTTTGATCTCAACTCGGACTCCGTGAAGGGGCTTCTCCGGGCCCATGGCGCCCACCCAGCCATCTCCACCTTGGCGCGCTCTGCTGTCTTCTCCGTGACCTACCCCTCCCCTGACATCTTCCTGGTTGTCAAG CTGGAAAAGGTGCTTCAGCAGGGGGACATCAGCGAGTGCTGCGAGCCTTACATGGTGATGAAGGAGGCGGACACAGTGAAG AACAAAGAGAAGCTGGAGAGGCTGCGCCTGGCCTCGGAGCAGTTCTGTGCCAGGCTTGGCCGCTACCGCATGCCCTTCGCCTGGACGGCTGTGCACTTGGCCAACATTGTGAGCAGCGTCGGGCCACAGGACCGGGGCTCCGACCCGGAGGGCG AGCGCAGACCGACTTGGGCAGAACGCCGCCGTCGGGGCCCCCAGGACCGAAGCTGTAGTGGGGATGATGCCTGCAGCTTCTCCAGCTTCCGCCCGGCCACCTTAACAGTCACCAACTTCTTTAAACAG GAGGCAGAACGGCTCAGTGATGAGGACCTTTTCAAGTTTCTGGCGGACATGCGGCGACCGTCGTCCCTGCTGAGGCGTTTGAGACCTGTGACTG CTCAGCTCAAGATTGACATCTCCCCGGCACCCGAGAACCTGCACTTCTGCCTGTCCCCTGAGTTACTGCATGTCAAGCCCTATCCAGACCCCAGGGGGCGGCCCACCAAGGAGGTGTTGGAGTTCCCTGCCCGTGAGGTCTACGCCCCCCATACCAGCTACAG GAACCTGCTCTTCGTGTACCCACACAGCCTCAATTTCAGCAGTCGCCAGGGCTCTGTGCGCAACCTGGCTGTGCGGATCCAGTACATGGCTGGGGAGGACCAGAGCCAAGCCTTGCCG GTCATCTTTGGGAAATCTAGCTGTAGTGAATTCACCCGAGAGGCCTTCACACCAGTGGTCTATCATAACAA GTCTCCTGAATTCTACGAGGAATTCAAGCTGCGACTTCCCACCTGCGTGACCGAGAACCATCACCTCCTTTTCACCTTCTACCACGTCAGCTGCCAGCCCCGGCCAGGAACAGCCCTGGAGACGCCCGTGGGCTTCACC TGGATCCCTCTGCTACAACACGGCCGCCTGAGGACGGGTCccttctgcctgcctgtgtcGGTGGACCAGCCTCCACCCAGCTATTCAGTCCTGACCCCGGAT GTGGCACTGCCGGGCATGCGCTGGGTGGACGGTCACAAGGGTGTGTTCAGTGTGGAGCTCACAGCTGTGTCGTCCGTGCACCCGCAG GACCCCTACTTGGATAAGTTCTTCACCCTGGTACATGTTCTAGAAGAAGGGACCTTTCCATTCCGGCTCAGGGAGACGGTGCTGAGTGAGGCCACCGTGGAGCAGGAGCTTCGGGCCAGCTTGACGGCTCTGCGCCTCGCCAGCCCCGAGCCTCTTGTGGCCTTTTCCCACCACATTCTGGACACGCTTGTCCGCCTGGTTGTGCGGCCGCCCATCATTGGTGGCCAGATAG TGAACCTGGGCCGAGGGGCCTTTGAAGCTATGGCTCATGTAGCCAGCCTTGTGCACCGGAGCCTGGAGACTGTCCAAGATTCCCGTGGTCACTGCCCGCTGCTGGCTGCCTACGTCCACTATGCCTTTCGCCTCCCTGGCGGTGACCTCGGCCTGCCAGGCG GGGTCCCTCCACCAACGGTACAGGCCGCCACACTGGCCCTCGGCTCTGGCCGCCCCACCAGCCTCTACCTGACACGCTCCAAAAGTATCAGCAGCAGCAATCCTGACCTGGCCATAGTCCCCGGCTCTGTGGACGATGAGGTGTCCCGCATCCTAGCCACCAAG GGCGTCGACCGCTCCCACTCGTGGGTGAATTCTGCTTACGCTCCAGGAGGCAGCAAGGCTGTGCTGCGGCGGGTGCCCCCATACTGTGGGGCTGAGCCCAGACAG CTGCTGCATGAGGAACTGGCTCTGCAGTGGGTCGTGAGCGGCAGTGCAGTTCGTGAGGTGGCCCTACAGCATGCCTGGTTCTTCTTCCGGCTCATG ATAAAGAGCATGGAGCTACATTTGCTCCTGGGCCAGCGACTGGACACTCCCCGAAAGCTGCGCTTCCCTGGGCGCTTCCTGGACGACATTGCAGCCCTGGTGGCCTCTGTGGGCCTGGAAGTCATCACCCGAGTCCACaag TGA
- the Angptl8 gene encoding angiopoietin-like protein 8 isoform X1, producing the protein MAVLTLCLLWALTTAVQPAPVAPLGGPEPAQYEELTLLFHGALQLGQALNGVYRATEARLTEAGRSLGLFDRALGLLGTEVSHGRDATQELRTSLSEIQVEEDVLHLQAEATALSLGEVARAQQALRDTVRRLQVQMRGAWLGQAHQEFEALKARADKQSHILWALTGHIQRQQREMAQQQQWLRQIQERLHTAALPA; encoded by the exons ATGGCTGTgctcactctctgcctcctgtgggcCTTAACGACAGCGGTGCAGCCTGCTCCAGTAGCTCCTCTGGGGGGCCCTGAGCCAGCTCAATATGAAGAGCTGACCCTGCTCTTTCATGGGGCTTTACAGCTAGGCCAGGCCCTCAACGGCGTGTACAGAGCCACAGAGGCACGTCTGACAGAAGCTGGGCGCAGCCTGGGCCTCTTTGACCGAGCACTGGGACTCCTGGGAACGGAGGTCAGTCATGGCCGGGATGCAACACAGGAGCTACGCACCAGCTTGTCGGAGATTCAGGTGG AAGAGGATGTCTTACACCTTCAAGCAGAGGCCACAGCCCTATCGCTGGGAGAAGTGGCCCGGGCCCAGCAAGCTCTACGGGACACTGTACGGAGACTCCAAGTCCAGATGAGAGGTGCCTGGCTGGGCCAAGCCCACCAAGAATTTGAGGCCTTAAAG GCTCGAGCCGACAAACAGAGCCATATTTTATGGGCTCTCACGGGCCACATTCAACGACAGCAGAGGGAGATGGCCCAGCAACAGCAGTGGCTGCGAcagatccaggagag GCTCCACACGGCAGCACTCCCGGCCTGA
- the Angptl8 gene encoding angiopoietin-like protein 8 isoform X2 has protein sequence MAVLTLCLLWALTTAVQPAPVAPLGGPEPAQYEELTLLFHGALQLGQALNGVYRATEARLTEAGRSLGLFDRALGLLGTEVSHGRDATQELRTSLSEIQVEEDVLHLQAEATALSLGEVARAQQALRDTVRRLQVQMRGAWLGQAHQEFEALKARADKQSHILWALTGHIQRQQREMAQQQQWLRQIQERLHTAALPA, from the exons ATGGCTGTgctcactctctgcctcctgtgggcCTTAACGACAGCGGTGCAGCCTGCTCCAGTAGCTCCTCTGGGGGGCCCTGAGCCAGCTCAATATGAAGAGCTGACCCTGCTCTTTCATGGGGCTTTACAGCTAGGCCAGGCCCTCAACGGCGTGTACAGAGCCACAGAGGCACGTCTGACAGAAGCTGGGCGCAGCCTGGGCCTCTTTGACCGAGCACTGGGACTCCTGGGAACGGAGGTCAGTCATGGCCGGGATGCAACACAGGAGCTACGCACCAGCTTGTCGGAGATTCAG GTAGAAGAGGATGTCTTACACCTTCAAGCAGAGGCCACAGCCCTATCGCTGGGAGAAGTGGCCCGGGCCCAGCAAGCTCTACGGGACACTGTACGGAGACTCCAAGTCCAGATGAGAGGTGCCTGGCTGGGCCAAGCCCACCAAGAATTTGAGGCCTTAAAG GCTCGAGCCGACAAACAGAGCCATATTTTATGGGCTCTCACGGGCCACATTCAACGACAGCAGAGGGAGATGGCCCAGCAACAGCAGTGGCTGCGAcagatccaggagag GCTCCACACGGCAGCACTCCCGGCCTGA